TCCTCGGTGGTATATCTCCGGAGACCACCGAAGCTACATTGCAAGATTACTTCGGCCAATACGGCGCCGTTTTGGGCTCGACAGTTGCCAAGGACCGCTCCACTGGCATTCCTCGAGGGTTTGGCTTCGTCTGGTTCTCTGATCCGTCTTCGGCTGATAAAGCCCTCCAAGACTCGCATGTCATTCTTGGAAGAAAGGTACCACCTTTCTCAATTTCCATTTCAATTTCGCTGTTCTTGTTTAGGCTAGTATTTATTAGCTTTATTTGGTTTGATGTAAAAGGAAAATTGAAAGTGAATTGAAGCGGAATTGGAAATTTGGAATATTAGGTAAGTTAAAATTGCTACATTTAATTTATGGGAGTGTGTAATTTATTGTTGATAGGTAGATGTGAAGAGAGCAAAACCCAGAAGAGCCTTTGCACACCCCAGAAACCAAGAACCGCTGCCACCGCAGCAATTGCAGAGTAGTAGTTTTGAGGCTAGCAACAATCAGTTTAGAACAAGGAAGATTTTTGTGGGGGGATTGTCGGCGAGTGTGACAGAATTGGAGTTTAAGAATTACTTTGAGAAGTTTGGTAGGGTGACTGATGTAGTGGTGATGATGGACAGCACAACTCACCGCCCTCGCGGGTTTGGTTTTATCACTTTTGAGTCTGAGGATGCTGTGGATAATGTGATGCAGAAAAACTTCCACCAGGTGAGTGGTAAGTTTGTGGAGGTCAAGAGGGCTGTGCCGAGGGAGGAGAGTTACAATCCGGACAGGGGTTATCAGCCTGGCAGTAATCGTTCTCCTTATATTGGCAGTCCTACTACATATGGAGTTCTTCCTACTCCTACACCTTATGCTGGTATTGGAGGGTTTACTGGTGGAACAGGTGTCTATGGAGGTTGGTACCCGGCTGGTGGATACACAGGTGTTCCTTATGGCATTGCCACCCCAATTGTTCCTCAGGCGTTGATGTATCCGTATGGCAACACTTTTTATCCTGCATACATGAGTGGCGGGGGATGGGTGGCGGCTGGAGGTGGGCATAACTTGTATAACAGAGTGTTTGAGCCAGCTATGAATCAGCGTGGTTTTGTGAGCCAGCATGCACCAGCTGATGTGAAGTCGTCTGGGGTTGAAGGGGAGAAACTTGATGGTGCTGCATGACAAGGAACAGCATACTAGGTCTTGACAGATGACTGTAGCCTAACCATTCTATCCGTACAGGATACCCTTTTGTAATATAATTGCGTTCATGATTCAGACAGTTTACTTTTGGAGCTTAAGCATTTGCAGGATTCATTTCATCTGTATAAATCATCAGTCTTATTTGGGAATCGAATTTCGATCTGTGTTGAAAATGTATATATTTTTCCCTTAGAAACTTTGTTCTTCTGTATTTGATTGACATACCAAAAATCCCCATGAGATGCGGAGTTCTTTACTGAGATATGCATCTGGGTACATGACCGAACGCGCTGCAACCTGAATCGCTTGAGCATTTTGCAGGATCGGTTCAGTGCATTAGTCCTATTTGTGGATCACTTTTCTACCTGTCTGTTTTGCTCGCAAACCTTTTCTGTTGTAATTGATCGGTATTACCCAAACATGTATTGTTCTTTCCAAATCGATTGGAAATACAAATCTGAATTGTTTGCCGGATTCTCAACTTTGCTTGGTTCTTTGCATCATCGCTGGTTTTTTTAGGCCAATTCCATCTGTATTAAGCTTCCATGATAGGAGCAACAATCTTCCTAAATTACCTAAAAGAAGAGGGGGAGAGAGATTTTCAGCCTAATTAGGAAGCACGTGCAGTGCACGTGGTATGATATATGCCTTGTGTATTAGGAAAACCAGTGGTGGGAGGTAGGCGAAAGCTTTGAAGAGCCATGCTAATTCTGAGCCAAGCTCCCGCCGGAGCCTTATCGGCCACCTGTTCCCGCAAGCCCCCTCTCAAATTCACCAACCCGAACCCGCCAATCTTCTCGACCCGAAAACCTAAATTCGTTTCCACACCCAACTCCTCCAAGTCCCTCACCCTCGCTAAAGCCGTCGACGATTCCACCTCCGCCGCCGTCAATTCCAAACCGCCCCTCTCCACCGCCGCCAATCCTCCGCCGTTGAACAATGACGACCAGCCCGTCTTCGTCGGCGGCGAGAATATGCCCCTGGAAGGCGTCATTCAGTTCGACAGGCCCAGCTCATCTGCTCGTATCAGAAAATGGGGGTAACTAATTCAAATCGATTCCTGATTTCCGTTACTTGAATTGGTATTGATTTTGGGAATGCTGTGATTCAGTAAGGTGGGATTGCTCGCCGGCGGGGATGTTCTGGCTTTGCTGACGTTTGCTGCTATTGGGAGATTCAGTCATGGCTTCCCTGTTTTCGACTTCGAAACCCTACGCACGGCTGACCCTTTTATTGCTGGTACTGTTCTACATTGTTACTTGTTTCCCAAGTTTCGAATAAAAAAGATTCATTTTTATGTTGATGGCAAATGGAAATGTTGTTGAGCAGGTTGGTTTTTGAGTGCTTATTTCCTCGGCGGGTTTGGGGAAGACGGACGGGGAACCAATGGTCTGTCCAAGGCTGTCGTTGCTTCTGCTAAGTCATGGGCCCTTGGAATCCCGGTAAGTTTGCGCATTCTGTATCCTACAGTTTGATTTGTGTTTCAATAGGCTGTGTGTATTTGTGCACGTTTTGTTACTTGCTGAAACTTGATCTTCCGTTTTGCTTTGTTGGCAGCTTGGGATAGGCATAAGGGCATACACAGCAGGTCACATTCCCTCCCTCAGCTTTGTGTTGGTATCGATGGGGAGCACTGCTGTTCTTCTTTTGGGATGGAGGACGTTAT
The window above is part of the Fragaria vesca subsp. vesca linkage group LG2, FraVesHawaii_1.0, whole genome shotgun sequence genome. Proteins encoded here:
- the LOC101296057 gene encoding uncharacterized protein LOC101296057, encoding MLILSQAPAGALSATCSRKPPLKFTNPNPPIFSTRKPKFVSTPNSSKSLTLAKAVDDSTSAAVNSKPPLSTAANPPPLNNDDQPVFVGGENMPLEGVIQFDRPSSSARIRKWGKVGLLAGGDVLALLTFAAIGRFSHGFPVFDFETLRTADPFIAGWFLSAYFLGGFGEDGRGTNGLSKAVVASAKSWALGIPLGIGIRAYTAGHIPSLSFVLVSMGSTAVLLLGWRTLLYKFLPGDKDKKSDVYRRGSPFELFELLTSLVRRW
- the LOC101295773 gene encoding RNA-binding protein Musashi homolog Rbp6-like, with product MDSDQAKLFLGGISPETTEATLQDYFGQYGAVLGSTVAKDRSTGIPRGFGFVWFSDPSSADKALQDSHVILGRKVDVKRAKPRRAFAHPRNQEPLPPQQLQSSSFEASNNQFRTRKIFVGGLSASVTELEFKNYFEKFGRVTDVVVMMDSTTHRPRGFGFITFESEDAVDNVMQKNFHQVSGKFVEVKRAVPREESYNPDRGYQPGSNRSPYIGSPTTYGVLPTPTPYAGIGGFTGGTGVYGGWYPAGGYTGVPYGIATPIVPQALMYPYGNTFYPAYMSGGGWVAAGGGHNLYNRVFEPAMNQRGFVSQHAPADVKSSGVEGEKLDGAA